One stretch of Saccharopolyspora erythraea DNA includes these proteins:
- a CDS encoding CocE/NonD family hydrolase — protein MNLISRLIEHRLKLSPPLTRDVVVQRDLRVPMPDGVELLADRWAPRAGGEGLPTALIRTPYGRRGPFGAVLARPLAERGYQVLIQSVRGGFGSGGTFDPMRQERADGLATLDWLVGQPWSGEAIVLYGMSYLGHVQWAVADRLPPQVKAIIPIVTESALTLEFLRSDGMSLETPFGWGVLVGTQQRRLAMLRQPIQARKTARALWTLPLNRADIAAFGRRSEYVQDILAHDADDPRWAELDHTGRVADVTVPVSSIGGWYDIFLPGQLRDFRILQDEGRPARLTIGPWTHAEFTSTPVDEALEFGLAHARGEQPPRRAPVRLYVMGEETWRDFESWPPTGYPPQRFHLHSGGVLTTEPPAESEPDQYRYDPADPTPAVGGVRLVRDSGRADNTALQARPDVLTYTTPTLDEDVEIIGEVGAEIWFRSSLPHADVFVRLCDVDPAGRSWNVCDGLVSLTGADEPRCATVRLWPTAHRFKRGHRILVQVSSGAFPRYARNPGTGEARATATTLLAADQTVYHDPARQSAIILPVRAIAENASSGQSEIEHSM, from the coding sequence GTGAACCTGATCAGCCGCCTCATCGAGCACCGCCTGAAACTGTCCCCGCCGCTGACGCGGGACGTGGTGGTCCAGCGGGATCTCCGCGTACCGATGCCCGACGGGGTCGAACTCCTGGCGGACCGGTGGGCACCACGAGCAGGCGGTGAGGGCCTGCCGACCGCACTGATCCGCACCCCGTACGGCCGGCGCGGCCCGTTCGGCGCGGTACTGGCCCGGCCGCTGGCCGAGCGCGGCTACCAGGTGCTGATCCAGAGCGTGCGCGGCGGGTTCGGCTCCGGAGGCACCTTCGACCCGATGCGGCAGGAGCGCGCGGACGGTCTGGCGACCCTCGACTGGCTCGTGGGACAGCCCTGGTCCGGCGAGGCGATCGTGCTCTACGGCATGAGCTACCTGGGACACGTGCAGTGGGCGGTCGCCGACCGGTTGCCACCCCAGGTCAAGGCGATCATCCCGATCGTGACGGAGTCGGCCCTGACGCTGGAGTTCCTGCGCTCCGACGGCATGTCGCTGGAGACGCCCTTCGGGTGGGGCGTGCTGGTCGGCACCCAGCAACGCCGCCTGGCGATGCTGCGCCAGCCGATCCAGGCGAGGAAGACGGCGCGGGCGCTGTGGACGCTTCCGCTCAACCGCGCCGACATCGCCGCGTTCGGCCGGCGCTCCGAGTACGTCCAGGACATCCTCGCCCACGACGCGGACGACCCGCGTTGGGCCGAGCTGGACCACACCGGCCGAGTGGCCGACGTGACCGTGCCGGTCAGCTCCATCGGCGGCTGGTACGACATCTTCCTTCCCGGCCAGCTCCGCGACTTCCGAATTCTGCAGGACGAAGGGCGCCCGGCACGGCTGACCATCGGCCCCTGGACCCACGCGGAGTTCACCAGCACACCGGTCGACGAGGCACTCGAGTTCGGACTCGCCCACGCGCGCGGCGAGCAACCGCCGCGACGCGCACCGGTCCGGCTCTATGTCATGGGCGAGGAAACCTGGCGCGACTTCGAGTCCTGGCCGCCCACCGGCTACCCACCGCAGCGCTTCCACCTGCATTCCGGCGGCGTGCTGACGACTGAGCCGCCGGCCGAGTCCGAGCCGGACCAGTACCGCTACGACCCGGCCGACCCGACGCCCGCAGTCGGCGGCGTGCGCCTGGTCCGGGACAGCGGCCGCGCCGACAACACCGCGCTGCAGGCCCGGCCCGACGTGCTCACCTACACCACGCCCACCCTCGACGAGGACGTCGAGATCATCGGCGAGGTCGGCGCCGAGATCTGGTTCCGGTCCAGTCTGCCCCACGCCGACGTGTTCGTCCGGCTCTGCGACGTCGACCCCGCCGGGCGCTCCTGGAACGTCTGCGACGGCCTCGTCAGCCTCACCGGCGCCGACGAACCACGCTGCGCCACCGTCCGGCTCTGGCCGACCGCGCACCGCTTCAAGCGCGGGCACCGTATCCTCGTCCAGGTCTCCAGCGGCGCCTTCCCCCGCTACGCGCGCAACCCGGGCACCGGAGAAGCACGTGCCACCGCCACCACCCTCCTGGCCGCCGACCAGACCGTGTACCACGATCCGGCACGCCAGTCCG
- a CDS encoding TetR/AcrR family transcriptional regulator encodes MDLNVAEPARDRRVRRSRAALMRAAVELVTERGTAAVTLSDIAEAADVSRRVVYQHFGDRDALLLEAGLDLVRRELLPHLADDPRVAAGREQALAVARHFAGHRAFYRALLTGSCAFALDRGLIGVLLPINRQAIQRLHGDRLTREAIDDLAAFLTGGAGSFVTSWVVDGADPLDPEAFTDRLMGVMSVLTTSHLTGEEPR; translated from the coding sequence GTGGACCTGAACGTGGCTGAACCCGCCCGGGATCGCCGGGTGCGCCGCTCGCGCGCCGCGCTGATGCGCGCAGCGGTCGAGCTGGTCACCGAGCGCGGCACGGCGGCCGTCACGCTCTCCGACATCGCCGAGGCCGCGGACGTGAGCCGCAGGGTGGTGTACCAGCACTTCGGCGACCGCGACGCGCTGCTGCTGGAAGCCGGCCTCGATCTCGTCAGGCGGGAGCTGCTGCCGCACCTCGCGGACGACCCGCGGGTGGCGGCCGGACGTGAACAGGCGCTCGCCGTGGCCCGGCATTTCGCCGGTCACCGGGCCTTCTACCGCGCCCTGCTGACCGGATCCTGCGCGTTCGCACTGGATCGCGGGCTGATCGGGGTGCTCCTGCCGATCAACCGGCAGGCGATCCAGCGGCTGCACGGAGACCGGCTCACCCGGGAGGCCATCGACGATCTCGCCGCCTTCCTGACGGGCGGCGCGGGTTCCTTCGTCACGAGCTGGGTGGTCGACGGCGCCGACCCGCTTGATCCCGAGGCGTTCACCGACCGGCTGATGGGCGTGATGTCCGTCCTGACGACAAGCCACTTGACCGGGGAGGAACCGCGGTGA
- a CDS encoding WD40 repeat domain-containing protein, with amino-acid sequence MSDHRISRTFPDSEGDAVHTLAPLVLDGTPAVIGTHGDGSLWTCDLTTGERLPRDIDLDDAAPEEPVPDAEGTIWDDEDEDFEDEKGKPDAYEVLHQLTATRLDGRPVLVTGGGRFDLTALLGEDYLGGAVRCWDLTTGEKIGKTVTGHGLGVTALTTVPSARGPLVLSSSEEGLLLVSALASGERIAEIRGSYNGVMTASVVDGRPVAVTGGHDPRVEVWDALTGEAVGGHRTTGTHVDAIAVTELAGRAVMLTAGDDNELRMWDLITGEPLGAPLSGHAGSIQAITLAGERPIAVTEAADEPPLVWDLTRSEQLGGALTAPDEHSPTAVTATEINGEPVAVTGHADGTIRIWNIATS; translated from the coding sequence ATGTCTGATCACCGAATCTCGCGCACCTTTCCCGACTCGGAGGGCGACGCCGTCCACACTCTTGCTCCGCTCGTCCTGGACGGCACCCCGGCGGTGATCGGCACGCACGGCGACGGCTCCCTGTGGACCTGCGACCTGACCACGGGTGAACGCCTCCCCCGCGACATCGATCTCGACGACGCCGCGCCCGAAGAGCCGGTTCCCGATGCCGAAGGGACCATCTGGGACGACGAGGACGAGGATTTCGAGGACGAGAAAGGCAAGCCGGATGCCTACGAGGTCCTCCACCAACTGACCGCGACGCGGCTCGACGGGCGTCCGGTGCTGGTGACCGGCGGCGGCCGGTTCGACCTGACCGCCCTGCTCGGCGAGGACTACCTGGGCGGCGCGGTCCGCTGCTGGGACCTGACCACCGGCGAGAAGATCGGCAAGACCGTCACCGGGCACGGCCTCGGCGTCACCGCCCTCACCACCGTCCCATCCGCGCGCGGGCCGCTGGTGCTCAGCAGCAGCGAAGAAGGCCTGCTACTGGTCTCGGCGCTCGCATCCGGCGAACGCATCGCCGAAATCCGGGGTAGCTACAACGGCGTGATGACCGCCTCCGTGGTGGACGGCCGGCCAGTTGCCGTCACCGGCGGGCACGACCCCCGCGTCGAGGTGTGGGACGCGCTCACCGGCGAGGCCGTCGGGGGCCATCGGACCACCGGCACCCACGTCGACGCCATCGCGGTGACCGAGCTGGCCGGCCGCGCGGTAATGCTCACCGCCGGCGACGACAACGAGCTGAGGATGTGGGACCTGATCACCGGCGAGCCCCTCGGCGCACCACTGTCCGGGCATGCCGGCAGCATCCAGGCGATCACCCTGGCCGGCGAGCGGCCGATCGCCGTCACCGAAGCCGCGGACGAACCGCCCCTGGTCTGGGACCTCACCCGTTCCGAACAGCTCGGCGGTGCGCTGACCGCCCCCGATGAGCACAGCCCGACGGCCGTGACAGCAACCGAGATCAACGGCGAGCCCGTCGCCGTGACCGGCCACGCAGACGGCACCATCCGCATCTGGAACATCGCGACTTCGTGA
- a CDS encoding alpha/beta fold hydrolase codes for MEPVFAGRPGYRRLYPDLPGMGKSQAPSSIAGADDVLDAVQDFVDDTIGDAPFLLVGNSYGGYLARALTGARPEQVRGLALICPVGTEVLNAGRTVPECQVLRPDPELVDSLDGRLAVEFEAMSVVQTPETLRRFRDEIMVGLDLADTEALSRIQQRYQLSEGPESGARFERPTLILTGRQDGITGYFDQFALLPHYPRASFAVLDVAGHNLQIEQPELFGAMMLEWLDRVAVEW; via the coding sequence ATGGAGCCCGTTTTCGCCGGGCGCCCGGGGTACCGCCGGTTGTACCCCGACCTGCCCGGAATGGGTAAGTCGCAGGCACCGTCGTCCATCGCCGGCGCCGACGATGTGCTCGATGCCGTGCAGGACTTCGTGGACGACACCATCGGCGACGCACCGTTCCTGCTGGTCGGCAACTCCTACGGTGGCTACCTCGCCCGCGCGCTCACCGGGGCCCGGCCCGAGCAGGTGCGCGGGCTGGCGTTGATCTGCCCGGTGGGCACCGAGGTGCTCAACGCCGGGCGCACCGTTCCCGAGTGTCAGGTGCTGCGTCCCGACCCCGAACTCGTCGACTCGCTGGACGGGCGGCTCGCAGTGGAGTTCGAGGCGATGTCGGTGGTGCAGACTCCGGAAACCCTGCGGCGGTTCCGCGACGAGATCATGGTGGGTCTCGATCTCGCCGACACGGAGGCGCTGAGCAGAATCCAGCAGCGCTACCAGCTTTCCGAGGGTCCCGAGAGCGGTGCGCGGTTCGAGCGACCGACCCTGATACTGACCGGTAGGCAGGACGGCATCACGGGCTATTTCGACCAGTTCGCCCTGTTGCCGCACTACCCGCGAGCGAGCTTCGCGGTACTCGACGTGGCCGGGCACAACCTCCAGATCGAGCAGCCGGAACTGTTCGGGGCAATGATGCTGGAGTGGCTCGACCGCGTTGCCGTCGAGTGGTGA
- a CDS encoding NIPSNAP family protein has translation MLYELTQLALKLYTVPKALSALEDYTTGALARGKLLGCWETEHGVIVGRVLLLREFEDAETLAEERQRVLTSSDPFGVGEYLESFTVESYAPFPFVPPVQVGRYGDVYEFRTYELKVGGLLPTMAGWEAALPERTKLFPLTTAMYGLDGVPRITHIWPFPSLDERLAIRRASYESGIWPPENGPENIAHATSTIAIPTAFSPLH, from the coding sequence GTGCTGTACGAACTCACCCAGCTCGCGCTGAAGCTCTACACGGTGCCCAAAGCGCTTTCCGCCCTCGAGGACTACACCACGGGCGCACTGGCGCGCGGAAAACTGCTCGGCTGCTGGGAAACGGAGCACGGCGTCATCGTCGGCCGGGTGCTCCTGCTCCGGGAATTCGAGGACGCCGAGACACTCGCCGAGGAACGGCAGCGGGTCCTCACCAGTTCCGATCCGTTCGGGGTCGGCGAGTACCTGGAGTCATTCACCGTCGAGAGCTATGCCCCGTTTCCCTTCGTCCCTCCCGTCCAGGTCGGACGCTACGGCGACGTCTACGAGTTCCGGACCTACGAGCTCAAGGTCGGCGGACTGCTACCCACCATGGCCGGCTGGGAGGCCGCGCTCCCCGAACGCACCAAGCTGTTTCCGCTCACCACGGCGATGTACGGACTGGACGGCGTCCCCCGCATCACGCACATCTGGCCGTTCCCCAGCCTCGACGAGCGGCTGGCCATCCGCCGGGCGTCCTACGAAAGCGGGATCTGGCCACCCGAGAACGGCCCGGAGAACATCGCCCACGCGACCTCCACCATCGCCATTCCCACCGCGTTCTCCCCACTGCACTGA
- a CDS encoding FAD-binding protein, with protein sequence MLLEKGSREDVGGNAAFSGGLFLFRYDGPDDLTSITQDFEPGMRAERIEAPAYTGAAYAAELMAMSDDRADPRLVEALAERSLDTMRWLASNGVRFTFNRSVGAHVRDGALRIPPGQILTSTGEGMSRGFEVIKPLLRHAERIGVEIRWSTPLTDVVRDNARVTGVVSGHSTVPADAVAIASGGFQASRELRHRHLGPEWENAKLRGKSHWATPLERPPFVAYHTVAGLTFTFCGVRIDPDGRALGADGMPVPALYAAGEATGGLFYGDYPGGAALMRAAVFGRAAGHTAATETTPHPG encoded by the coding sequence GTGCTGCTGGAGAAGGGCAGCCGCGAGGACGTGGGCGGCAACGCCGCCTTCTCGGGCGGGTTGTTCCTGTTCCGGTACGACGGACCGGACGACCTCACGTCGATCACCCAGGACTTCGAACCCGGCATGCGGGCGGAGCGGATCGAAGCACCGGCGTACACCGGCGCGGCCTACGCGGCCGAGCTGATGGCGATGAGCGACGACCGCGCCGACCCGCGACTAGTGGAAGCGCTCGCGGAACGGTCGCTGGACACCATGCGGTGGCTCGCATCGAACGGCGTGCGCTTCACCTTCAACCGCTCTGTCGGCGCACACGTACGCGACGGGGCCCTGCGCATCCCGCCCGGGCAGATCCTGACCAGCACGGGAGAAGGCATGTCGCGCGGGTTCGAGGTGATCAAACCGCTGCTGCGCCACGCCGAACGGATCGGCGTCGAGATCCGCTGGTCCACGCCACTCACCGACGTGGTTCGCGACAACGCGCGCGTCACGGGCGTTGTGTCCGGTCACAGCACGGTGCCCGCCGACGCGGTGGCGATCGCCAGCGGCGGATTCCAGGCCAGCCGCGAGCTGCGGCACCGTCATCTGGGGCCCGAGTGGGAGAACGCCAAGCTGCGCGGCAAGTCCCACTGGGCCACACCGCTGGAACGGCCGCCGTTCGTCGCTTACCACACGGTCGCCGGGCTGACGTTCACGTTCTGCGGCGTGCGAATCGATCCCGACGGGCGGGCACTCGGCGCCGACGGCATGCCCGTGCCCGCCCTGTACGCGGCGGGCGAGGCCACCGGCGGGCTGTTCTACGGCGACTACCCCGGCGGTGCCGCCCTCATGCGGGCAGCGGTGTTCGGCCGCGCGGCGGGCCACACCGCCGCGACCGAGACCACGCCTCATCCCGGGTGA
- a CDS encoding Ldh family oxidoreductase — protein MNTLTLSEARALVTAAMAGAGHGPAEADLIADHLIDCELRGLPFGGLARAVSIVERVRTTAEAPQPMRVTAETPVSATLDGGDQVGYLVGMRALELAVAKARAHGMAAVAARNTWYTGMFSYYLEKATAAGFAGMIAGSGPAVVAPHGGTEGRFGTNPIAFGFPATPTPVIWDIGTSTVMYGEVVLKARLGEKLQPGQAYDATGNSTLDPAAALQGAFGVWGGHKGSGLAVVVQLLGMLSGAAADPPGISDCGFFVLLLDPAALTDADDYRRRVTTFTESIRATRPVEGGSGVRVPFDRSAACRAEALRRGTIDVSEPVIAALRKAAHA, from the coding sequence ATGAACACGCTGACGCTGTCCGAAGCCCGCGCCCTCGTCACGGCCGCGATGGCCGGGGCCGGCCACGGCCCGGCCGAGGCCGATCTGATCGCGGACCACCTGATCGACTGCGAACTGCGCGGGCTGCCGTTCGGCGGTCTCGCCCGCGCCGTGTCCATCGTGGAACGTGTGCGCACCACTGCTGAGGCGCCGCAGCCGATGCGGGTCACCGCCGAGACACCGGTGTCGGCGACCCTGGACGGTGGCGACCAGGTCGGCTACCTCGTCGGCATGCGCGCGCTGGAGCTGGCGGTGGCGAAGGCCCGCGCGCACGGGATGGCCGCCGTCGCCGCCCGCAACACCTGGTACACCGGCATGTTCTCCTACTACCTGGAGAAGGCCACGGCCGCCGGGTTCGCCGGGATGATCGCGGGCAGCGGGCCCGCGGTGGTCGCACCGCACGGCGGTACCGAAGGACGGTTCGGCACCAACCCGATCGCGTTCGGCTTCCCCGCCACGCCGACGCCGGTCATCTGGGACATCGGCACGTCCACGGTGATGTACGGCGAAGTGGTGCTCAAGGCGCGGCTCGGCGAGAAGCTGCAACCAGGCCAGGCCTACGACGCCACCGGGAACTCGACGCTCGACCCCGCCGCCGCGCTGCAAGGCGCGTTCGGCGTGTGGGGCGGGCACAAGGGCTCCGGACTGGCCGTGGTCGTGCAGTTGCTCGGGATGCTGAGCGGCGCTGCCGCCGACCCACCGGGCATCTCCGACTGCGGGTTCTTCGTGCTGCTACTCGATCCGGCGGCTCTCACCGACGCCGACGACTACCGGCGGCGCGTCACCACGTTCACCGAGTCGATCCGGGCGACCAGGCCGGTGGAGGGCGGTTCGGGTGTGCGGGTGCCGTTCGACCGTTCCGCGGCATGCCGGGCCGAGGCCTTGCGGCGCGGCACGATCGACGTGTCCGAGCCGGTGATCGCCGCACTGCGGAAGGCCGCCCATGCGTGA
- a CDS encoding flavin reductase family protein translates to MCQHAYSPFRSVLGHFPSGVVAITGHDLNGGPVGMAVSSFTSVSLEPPLVGFLPGKSSTTFPAIARSGTFCANVLASGQEDVCRALASSGGDNFAEVSWHPGPHGDPVLDGIVAWIGCTIEAVHDAGDHHLVIGRVDDLAADTTADPLLFFRSRYHRLAAA, encoded by the coding sequence ATGTGTCAGCATGCTTATTCCCCGTTCCGCTCCGTACTGGGGCACTTCCCCAGCGGTGTCGTGGCGATCACCGGGCACGACCTGAACGGCGGGCCGGTGGGCATGGCCGTCTCCTCGTTCACGTCGGTCTCACTGGAACCGCCCCTGGTGGGGTTCCTGCCCGGCAAGTCGTCGACGACGTTCCCGGCCATCGCCCGCAGCGGCACGTTCTGCGCCAACGTCCTCGCCTCCGGGCAGGAAGACGTGTGCCGGGCGCTGGCGTCGTCCGGCGGAGACAACTTCGCCGAGGTGAGCTGGCACCCCGGACCGCACGGCGATCCCGTGCTGGACGGAATCGTGGCCTGGATCGGCTGCACGATCGAGGCCGTGCACGACGCCGGCGACCACCACCTCGTCATCGGCCGCGTCGACGACCTGGCCGCCGACACCACGGCGGACCCGCTGCTGTTCTTCCGCAGCCGGTACCACCGCCTCGCGGCCGCCTGA
- a CDS encoding MarR family winged helix-turn-helix transcriptional regulator — translation MTGELPYVDPFDDGRSPSVAATDMDEASSLIDAVFRFERAVSRIGNARLRPWNMTLSSYTALRILANRPHLTLAQLSRRCYARPQTMTRIVTQLETRGFVARGAHPESERALSLEVTEAGLAALDEMGAAVLKISDTLNAVLGRDGIVAADRQLREAALVVEGELREAERPGK, via the coding sequence GTGACAGGTGAACTGCCCTATGTGGATCCGTTCGACGACGGTCGCTCGCCTTCGGTCGCGGCGACGGACATGGACGAGGCGTCCTCGCTGATCGATGCCGTGTTCCGGTTCGAGCGCGCGGTTTCGAGGATCGGCAACGCGCGGCTGCGGCCGTGGAACATGACGCTGTCCAGCTACACGGCGCTGCGAATCCTCGCCAACCGGCCGCATCTCACGCTCGCCCAGCTGTCCAGGCGGTGCTACGCCCGGCCGCAGACGATGACGCGCATCGTGACCCAGTTGGAGACCCGCGGTTTCGTCGCCCGCGGTGCGCATCCGGAGAGCGAGCGGGCGCTCTCGCTCGAGGTCACCGAGGCCGGTCTCGCCGCGCTCGACGAGATGGGCGCGGCGGTGCTCAAGATCAGCGACACGCTCAACGCGGTGCTGGGGCGGGACGGGATCGTGGCCGCGGACCGCCAGCTGCGGGAGGCCGCGCTTGTGGTGGAGGGCGAACTGCGGGAGGCGGAGCGCCCAGGAAAGTAA
- the ribA gene encoding GTP cyclohydrolase II, whose protein sequence is MLRTVGDAEPTLTIAELVSYRRRHPLPAVEEPRVVRTAETELPTRHGRLRALGYLDLHTGADHLVLVRGEPHGEVTVRVHSECLTGESLGSLRCDCGPQLDAALERIGRDGGVLVYLRGHEGRAIGLRKKLAAYELQDAGLDTVDANLGIGQPGDARDYGAAAAILRDLDATRVRLLTNNPDKIRDLEAGGVSVVLRLPLTVGAAPANLGYLATKQHRMGHLFEGREVS, encoded by the coding sequence ATGCTGCGCACCGTCGGCGACGCTGAGCCGACGTTGACCATCGCGGAGCTGGTCTCCTACCGGCGGCGGCACCCACTGCCGGCCGTCGAGGAGCCCCGTGTGGTGCGGACCGCGGAGACCGAGCTGCCGACCCGGCACGGTCGCCTCCGCGCGCTGGGCTACCTCGACCTGCACACCGGCGCCGACCACCTCGTGCTGGTCCGCGGTGAGCCGCACGGCGAGGTGACCGTGCGCGTGCACTCCGAGTGCCTCACCGGTGAGTCGCTCGGCTCCCTGCGCTGCGACTGCGGCCCGCAGCTCGACGCCGCGCTCGAGCGGATCGGCCGGGACGGCGGCGTGCTGGTGTACCTGCGGGGGCACGAGGGCCGGGCCATCGGGCTCCGGAAGAAGCTGGCGGCCTATGAACTGCAGGACGCTGGTCTGGACACCGTGGACGCGAACCTCGGCATCGGTCAACCTGGCGACGCCCGGGATTACGGAGCCGCCGCCGCCATCCTGCGCGACCTCGACGCCACTCGCGTCCGGCTGCTGACCAACAACCCCGACAAGATCCGGGACCTGGAAGCCGGTGGGGTTTCCGTCGTGCTGCGGCTCCCGCTCACGGTCGGCGCCGCGCCCGCGAATCTCGGCTACCTGGCCACCAAACAGCACCGCATGGGCCATCTTTTCGAGGGCCGTGAGGTTTCCTGA
- a CDS encoding GtrA family protein yields the protein MSIDENTTTRVPAVERAGDVLTRLLDRLPRPLRRFLPRELVGFAILGWFTFLVDLAILASLRAWTALPLPVAVTVAYLLAFALNFILNRTLNFRSHAPVAGQAVRYAVVIVVDYGLTVGVTTGLSTLGVDFRLARLLAGACVAAFTYSASRWWVFREKSPSRG from the coding sequence GTGAGTATCGACGAGAACACCACGACCAGAGTCCCCGCGGTTGAGCGAGCCGGCGACGTGCTCACCCGGCTCCTGGACCGGCTCCCCCGCCCGCTTCGGCGGTTTCTTCCCCGCGAGCTCGTCGGCTTCGCGATCCTGGGGTGGTTCACCTTCCTCGTCGATCTCGCGATCCTGGCGTCGCTGCGAGCCTGGACCGCCCTGCCGCTGCCCGTCGCGGTGACCGTCGCCTACCTGCTCGCCTTCGCGTTGAACTTCATCCTCAACCGCACGCTCAACTTCCGGTCACACGCGCCGGTCGCGGGCCAGGCCGTCCGCTACGCGGTGGTGATCGTCGTCGACTACGGGCTCACCGTCGGCGTCACCACGGGGCTCTCGACGCTGGGCGTGGACTTCCGCCTGGCCAGACTGCTCGCGGGGGCCTGCGTCGCGGCGTTCACCTACAGCGCGTCCCGCTGGTGGGTCTTCCGCGAGAAGTCCCCCTCCAGGGGCTGA
- a CDS encoding STAS domain-containing protein yields MRLRCRRIAGGALVLRADGALDGVGEADFAELMRQLLHESERLVVLDLSAVSFMTTAGAVALLEADCRARIQGVALVIVTSPAVDRLLGLIEVADRFTYAPSVAAGLTRLEAAGAWVPQPRPGSGDDEEA; encoded by the coding sequence GTGCGGCTGCGGTGCAGGCGGATTGCCGGAGGCGCGTTGGTGCTGCGTGCCGATGGCGCGCTGGACGGTGTCGGGGAGGCGGACTTCGCCGAGCTGATGCGCCAGCTCCTGCACGAATCCGAACGGCTGGTGGTGCTGGACCTCTCGGCGGTGTCGTTCATGACGACCGCCGGTGCGGTGGCGCTGCTGGAGGCCGACTGCCGCGCCCGGATCCAGGGCGTGGCGCTGGTGATCGTCACCAGTCCCGCGGTGGATCGCCTCCTCGGGCTGATCGAGGTCGCCGACCGGTTCACCTACGCCCCGTCAGTGGCCGCCGGCCTGACGCGGCTGGAGGCGGCTGGGGCCTGGGTGCCGCAACCCCGCCCCGGCTCCGGCGACGACGAGGAGGCGTGA
- a CDS encoding YbhB/YbcL family Raf kinase inhibitor-like protein, protein MPQPGSHKYDVKRTRRRVEPEDAGVPDQRADEAAAEDLQHTHPAQRPDDDRAGGPRGERPRGPAGGQGHERDSEGGDLRLSSSAFNDHAMLPHRCSRDGGNIAPALEWSPAPDGTAELAVLCEDPDAPNGTFVHWMVSNIPPTVTGIGNGDVPDEAVESRNDFGNSGWDGPQPPAGDEPHRYFFRVFAAEQPLRLGADATADDLRDALAGHELARGDIVGLYQR, encoded by the coding sequence ATGCCCCAGCCTGGCAGCCACAAGTACGACGTCAAGCGCACCAGGCGCCGCGTCGAACCCGAAGACGCAGGCGTGCCCGACCAGCGAGCCGATGAAGCCGCCGCCGAAGACCTCCAGCACACACACCCCGCGCAGCGCCCTGATGACGACCGCGCGGGAGGCCCGCGCGGGGAACGCCCCCGTGGACCAGCCGGCGGGCAGGGACACGAGCGCGACAGCGAAGGCGGCGACCTCCGGCTGAGCAGCAGTGCCTTCAACGACCACGCGATGCTTCCACACCGCTGCAGCCGGGACGGGGGCAACATCGCTCCGGCCCTCGAGTGGTCCCCGGCCCCCGACGGCACCGCGGAGCTGGCCGTGCTCTGCGAAGACCCCGACGCACCGAACGGCACTTTCGTGCACTGGATGGTCTCCAACATCCCGCCCACGGTGACCGGCATCGGCAATGGCGACGTCCCGGACGAAGCGGTCGAATCCCGAAACGATTTCGGCAACAGCGGGTGGGACGGGCCCCAGCCGCCGGCCGGGGACGAACCCCACCGCTACTTCTTCCGGGTCTTCGCCGCCGAGCAGCCCCTCCGGCTTGGTGCGGATGCGACGGCTGACGACCTGCGCGACGCCCTTGCCGGGCACGAACTCGCACGCGGCGACATCGTCGGCCTGTACCAGCGCTGA